In one Candidatus Macondimonas diazotrophica genomic region, the following are encoded:
- the ubiE gene encoding bifunctional demethylmenaquinone methyltransferase/2-methoxy-6-polyprenyl-1,4-benzoquinol methylase UbiE, with translation MTPDQPPGDDTDFGFERVRREDKQQRVRGVFDSVATRYDLMNDLMSMGLHRVWKRFTVALAGIRPGERVLDLAGGTGDLAGAFLPKVGRDGWVVLSDINAAMLWRGRERQVDAGHAGNLMYVQANAEALPFPDASVDCITIGFGLRNVTDKATALREMVRVLRPGGRALVLEFSQPRLAPLKPAYDWYSFNILPRLGRMVAGDADSYRYLAESIRMHPDQDTLKSMMVEAGFAHCQYFNLTGGIVAVHRGFRT, from the coding sequence ATGACTCCGGACCAGCCACCCGGCGACGATACCGACTTCGGCTTCGAGCGAGTGCGCCGCGAGGACAAGCAGCAGCGGGTCCGCGGCGTGTTCGACTCGGTGGCCACACGCTATGACCTGATGAATGACCTCATGTCGATGGGGCTGCACCGGGTCTGGAAGCGCTTCACGGTCGCCCTGGCCGGTATCCGCCCCGGCGAACGCGTGCTGGATCTGGCCGGGGGAACGGGCGATCTGGCCGGCGCCTTCCTGCCGAAGGTCGGCCGCGACGGCTGGGTGGTCCTGAGCGACATCAACGCCGCCATGCTCTGGCGCGGCCGCGAGCGGCAGGTGGACGCCGGCCATGCCGGCAACCTGATGTACGTCCAGGCCAATGCCGAGGCTCTCCCCTTTCCCGATGCCTCCGTCGACTGCATCACCATCGGCTTCGGCCTGCGCAACGTCACCGACAAGGCCACCGCACTGCGCGAAATGGTGCGTGTGTTGCGCCCCGGCGGCCGGGCGCTGGTGCTCGAGTTTTCGCAGCCGCGCCTGGCGCCCCTCAAGCCGGCCTATGACTGGTACTCCTTCAATATCCTGCCGCGTCTGGGCCGAATGGTCGCGGGGGATGCCGACAGCTACCGCTATCTGGCTGAAAGCATTCGCATGCATCCCGATCAGGACACCTTGAAATCGATGATGGTGGAAGCCGGCTTCGCACACTGCCAGTATTTCAATCTCACGGGGGGCATCGTTGCCGTCCATCGGGGATTCCGGACCTGA
- a CDS encoding cell division protein ZipA C-terminal FtsZ-binding domain-containing protein, translated as MSGLQGLIFIAGLVVLAGVYAHWRWTQSRKTNREDDAHRHEPAWEEDGSWENDADEVESAEIPEMWADRAELDEPEEAVASEPDREPAPQVEAAAGRSALAAPVLEPAPRSPARRETRHAGRVLVFYVMARDPAGFSGTDLDRAFRELRLVPGERDIFYCLSEQDARTVYCVANAVEPGNFDLSALDQLRTPGLTVFAVLPGPWTARDILAAMHRAALSLADRLGGEVLDARRAPLTAMSFQSLLDELPAET; from the coding sequence ATGAGTGGATTGCAGGGATTGATCTTCATCGCTGGACTCGTCGTGTTGGCTGGGGTCTATGCCCACTGGCGCTGGACACAGTCCCGCAAGACCAACCGTGAGGACGATGCGCACCGGCACGAGCCGGCCTGGGAAGAGGACGGGAGCTGGGAGAATGACGCCGATGAGGTGGAATCGGCCGAGATTCCCGAGATGTGGGCGGATCGCGCAGAGCTGGATGAGCCGGAAGAGGCGGTCGCAAGCGAGCCCGATCGGGAGCCGGCGCCCCAGGTCGAAGCGGCTGCGGGCCGGAGTGCATTGGCGGCTCCGGTGTTGGAACCTGCACCGCGCTCGCCCGCTCGCCGCGAAACCCGCCATGCCGGCCGGGTACTGGTGTTTTATGTCATGGCGCGGGATCCGGCCGGGTTTTCCGGTACGGATCTGGACCGGGCCTTTCGCGAGCTGCGTCTGGTTCCGGGCGAGCGCGACATCTTCTATTGCCTGTCCGAGCAAGACGCCCGCACGGTGTATTGCGTGGCCAATGCGGTGGAGCCCGGCAATTTCGATCTGTCGGCCCTGGATCAGTTGCGCACGCCCGGCCTGACCGTCTTTGCGGTGTTGCCCGGCCCCTGGACCGCGCGGGATATCTTGGCCGCAATGCACCGTGCAGCGCTGAGCCTGGCCGATCGCCTGGGCGGCGAGGTGCTCGACGCGCGCCGCGCGCCGCTGACGGCGATGAGCTTCCAAAGCCTGCTGGATGAGCTGCCGGCGGAGACATGA
- a CDS encoding ubiquinone biosynthesis accessory factor UbiJ has translation MAINDTLPLALLEQGLNYRLRGSPAAERLLERLQGRMLALQARDLNRSLYLLAHRSGLQVLAQSDEPAQATLSGSLASLSRLAGANTGRLPEGVALEGDIEIAEGFSQLIVLARPDLESLLSSAFGDALAHTVGTGLRRAGTWIRRSLLSLGQDTSEYLRYETDLLPDRPEVTAWMDEVDRLRDDVARLAARVARLQDETTPSDPAP, from the coding sequence ATGGCCATCAATGACACCTTGCCACTGGCCCTGCTGGAGCAGGGGTTGAATTACAGGCTGCGCGGCAGTCCCGCGGCCGAACGCCTGCTTGAACGCCTGCAGGGCCGGATGCTGGCCCTGCAGGCCCGGGATCTGAATCGATCGCTCTACCTGCTCGCACATCGCAGCGGGCTGCAGGTCCTGGCGCAATCCGACGAACCCGCCCAGGCCACCCTGTCCGGCAGCCTGGCCAGTCTTTCGCGTCTGGCGGGCGCCAACACCGGCCGATTACCCGAGGGTGTCGCTCTGGAGGGCGACATCGAGATCGCCGAGGGGTTTTCGCAGTTGATTGTCCTCGCCCGTCCCGATCTGGAATCGCTGCTGTCGTCAGCCTTTGGCGATGCCCTGGCCCATACGGTGGGCACCGGTCTGCGCCGCGCCGGAACCTGGATCCGGCGCAGCCTGCTCAGCCTGGGTCAGGACACCAGCGAGTATCTGCGCTACGAGACCGACCTTCTGCCGGACCGTCCCGAAGTCACCGCCTGGATGGACGAAGTCGATCGCCTGCGCGACGATGTCGCACGACTCGCCGCGCGCGTGGCGCGGCTGCAGGACGAGACGACGCCCTCTGACCCCGCCCCGTAA
- the ligA gene encoding NAD-dependent DNA ligase LigA has translation MRGASDRAEAQAEITRLRAAIRYHDHCYYVLDHPEISDAEYDGLMRRLQALEAQWPTLIDPDSPTQRVGGAPSPAFLSVTHREPMLSLENAFQDGEVEAFDRRVRERLGLDGLVTYCAEPKLDGLAVSLLYEDGRLVRGATRGDGYTGEDVTANLRTVPSVPLRLNGSGWPRELEVRGEVYMPRAGFDAMNARLRAADERVFANPRNAAAGSLRQLDARVSARRPLRWFAYALGAGASDARLPDTHFDRLACLRDWGLPVCTLNERVHGVTGLLDYYHRMQARRDSLDFEIDGVVYKVDDLDAQRRLGFVSRAPRWALAHKYPAEEATTQIQAVAFQVGRTGAVTPVARLAPVVVGGVTVSNVSLHNFDELQRKDVRIGDTVVIRRAGDVIPEVVRVLTEARPADAVAVTLPTHCPECGAAVVRPEGEVIARCSGQLTCPAQRKEALRHFASRRAMDIEGLGEKLVDQLVEAGRVHDPADLYGLSAEDIASLPRQGEKSAANLVAAIDRSRATTLSRFLYALGVPEVGEATARSLALHFGDLEPLMAADEGALQAVPDVGPVVSAQIAAFFREPHNREVIERLRAAGVHWAPVAAPAPDPAAQASPLRGKRVVLTGTLAGFTREAATAEIQARGGTVSGSVSARTDYVVAGDDPGSKLDKARALGVAVLDEAAFQALLNEG, from the coding sequence ATGAGGGGGGCTTCCGATCGCGCCGAGGCGCAGGCCGAGATCACCCGTCTGCGCGCGGCGATCCGCTACCACGATCATTGTTACTACGTCCTCGATCACCCCGAAATCTCCGATGCCGAATACGACGGGCTGATGCGCCGGCTGCAGGCGCTGGAAGCCCAATGGCCCACGCTGATCGACCCGGACTCACCCACTCAGCGCGTCGGTGGCGCGCCCTCGCCCGCGTTCCTCAGCGTGACCCATCGCGAGCCGATGCTGTCGCTGGAAAACGCCTTCCAGGACGGTGAAGTGGAGGCATTCGACCGCCGGGTGCGTGAGCGCCTGGGTCTGGACGGTCTCGTCACCTACTGCGCAGAGCCCAAACTCGACGGGTTGGCGGTGAGCCTGCTGTATGAAGACGGCCGGCTGGTGCGAGGTGCCACCCGCGGGGATGGCTATACCGGAGAGGACGTCACGGCCAACCTGCGAACCGTGCCCAGCGTGCCGCTGCGCCTGAACGGGTCGGGATGGCCGCGTGAATTGGAGGTGCGCGGCGAAGTCTATATGCCGCGCGCCGGTTTCGACGCCATGAATGCGCGCCTGCGCGCGGCGGATGAGCGCGTGTTCGCCAATCCGCGTAATGCGGCCGCCGGCAGTCTGCGCCAGCTCGACGCACGGGTGAGTGCGCGCCGGCCGCTGCGCTGGTTTGCCTACGCCTTGGGCGCCGGGGCCTCGGATGCCAGGCTGCCCGATACCCATTTCGATCGTCTGGCCTGCCTGCGCGACTGGGGTTTGCCGGTCTGTACCCTCAATGAACGGGTGCATGGCGTGACGGGTCTGCTGGATTACTACCATCGCATGCAGGCGCGGCGGGACTCGCTCGATTTCGAGATCGACGGGGTCGTCTACAAGGTCGATGACCTCGATGCCCAGCGCAGACTCGGTTTCGTCTCACGGGCGCCGCGCTGGGCCTTGGCGCACAAATATCCAGCCGAGGAGGCGACCACACAGATTCAGGCCGTGGCATTCCAGGTCGGGCGCACCGGCGCCGTGACGCCGGTTGCGCGGCTCGCCCCGGTCGTGGTGGGCGGGGTCACGGTGAGCAATGTCAGCCTGCACAATTTCGACGAGCTGCAGCGCAAGGATGTTCGCATCGGCGATACCGTGGTCATCCGTCGTGCGGGCGATGTGATCCCCGAAGTGGTCCGGGTGCTGACCGAAGCGCGTCCGGCCGATGCCGTCGCGGTGACTCTCCCCACGCATTGCCCGGAGTGCGGCGCCGCCGTGGTGCGCCCCGAAGGCGAGGTCATTGCGCGTTGCAGCGGCCAGCTCACCTGCCCTGCACAGCGCAAGGAAGCACTGCGCCATTTCGCTTCGCGCCGGGCCATGGATATCGAGGGCCTGGGCGAGAAACTGGTCGATCAGTTGGTCGAAGCGGGCCGCGTCCATGATCCGGCCGACCTGTACGGCCTGAGCGCCGAGGACATCGCCAGCCTGCCGCGTCAGGGCGAAAAGTCAGCGGCCAATCTGGTGGCCGCCATTGATCGATCCCGCGCCACGACACTGTCGCGGTTCCTGTATGCCCTGGGCGTTCCGGAGGTCGGGGAGGCCACCGCCCGAAGCCTGGCGCTTCATTTCGGCGATCTCGAGCCGCTGATGGCGGCGGACGAGGGAGCCCTGCAGGCGGTTCCGGATGTCGGGCCGGTCGTCAGTGCCCAGATCGCGGCGTTTTTCCGCGAGCCGCATAACCGCGAGGTGATCGAGCGGCTGCGCGCGGCGGGCGTTCACTGGGCGCCGGTGGCTGCTCCGGCGCCGGACCCAGCAGCGCAGGCCAGCCCTTTGCGGGGCAAGCGGGTGGTGTTGACGGGCACCCTGGCGGGCTTTACCCGGGAAGCGGCCACGGCCGAGATTCAGGCGCGTGGCGGGACCGTGAGCGGCAGCGTGTCGGCACGGACCGACTATGTCGTGGCCGGTGACGATCCGGGCAGCAAGCTCGACAAGGCGCGCGCCCTGGGCGTTGCGGTGCTCGACGAGGCGGCTTTCCAGGCGCTCCTGAACGAAGGCTGA
- the ubiB gene encoding ubiquinone biosynthesis regulatory protein kinase UbiB: MFRATLRILQATRVVLRYRLDDTLFRWPPLQPFGWIRYVLPWHWRREDRPLGMRLRLALEELGPVAIKLGQALATRRDLLPLDVADELARLQDRVPPFPGTIARRILEETYGAPVERIFDEFSETPLAAASIAQVHAARLKDGRQVVVKLLRPGVEDRIRQDLRVMYLLANFIERFVPDGRRLHAREVIADYEKTILDELDLVREGANAAQTRRNFEDRPILYVPLVHWEWTRRHVLVMERIHGIPISDIAALKARGVNFRFLAERGVEIFFTQVFRHNFFHADMHAGNIFVDTRDPQRPGYLAVDFGIVGTLGREDQRYIAHNIYAFFNGDYRRVAELHVASGWVRPDTCVEDLESVIRTLCEPILFRPFKDIHLDQLLLRLFEIARRFDMEVQPQLVLLQKTLVQIEGLGRQLYPDLDLWSTAKPFMERWMREQLGPRGIYREFKERLPDLAQRLPLLPLTLDHALQAVTELPARQEALSQQLYRVEQRLPGRRSGAWTGFGGTLLLLAGFIGGVAGGTHAFAGPPALLTAALLATFGLFSLHRARRT; the protein is encoded by the coding sequence ATGTTCCGAGCCACGCTGCGCATTCTGCAAGCCACCCGGGTGGTGCTGCGCTATCGCCTGGACGATACGCTGTTCCGCTGGCCACCCCTGCAGCCGTTCGGATGGATTCGCTATGTCCTGCCATGGCACTGGCGCCGCGAGGACCGTCCCCTGGGCATGCGACTGCGTCTGGCCCTGGAGGAACTCGGACCCGTGGCGATCAAGCTGGGTCAGGCCCTGGCCACGCGCCGCGACTTGCTGCCCCTGGATGTCGCCGATGAGCTTGCTCGGCTGCAGGATCGTGTGCCACCGTTCCCCGGCACCATCGCCCGGCGCATTCTGGAGGAAACCTATGGGGCGCCCGTCGAACGGATATTCGACGAGTTTTCCGAGACCCCGCTGGCGGCGGCTTCCATTGCCCAAGTCCACGCCGCACGGCTGAAGGATGGCCGCCAGGTGGTGGTGAAGCTGCTGCGGCCCGGTGTCGAGGACCGGATTCGTCAGGATCTGCGGGTGATGTATCTGCTGGCCAATTTCATCGAACGCTTCGTTCCCGATGGCCGGCGTCTCCACGCCCGCGAGGTCATTGCCGACTACGAAAAGACCATTCTCGATGAGCTCGACCTGGTGCGCGAAGGGGCCAATGCGGCGCAGACCCGACGCAATTTCGAGGATCGGCCGATCCTCTATGTTCCTCTGGTGCATTGGGAATGGACGCGCCGGCATGTGCTGGTGATGGAGCGCATCCATGGCATCCCGATCAGCGACATTGCCGCACTCAAGGCCCGCGGCGTCAATTTCCGCTTTCTAGCCGAACGCGGCGTGGAGATCTTTTTCACCCAGGTGTTCCGGCACAACTTCTTCCACGCCGACATGCACGCCGGCAATATCTTCGTGGACACCCGCGACCCCCAACGGCCGGGTTACCTCGCGGTGGATTTCGGCATCGTCGGTACCCTGGGCCGCGAAGACCAGCGCTACATCGCCCATAACATCTATGCCTTTTTCAACGGCGACTACCGGCGCGTGGCCGAGCTGCATGTCGCCTCCGGCTGGGTTCGACCCGATACCTGCGTCGAGGATCTCGAATCGGTGATCCGGACACTGTGCGAGCCGATCCTGTTCCGCCCCTTCAAGGACATCCATCTCGATCAGCTGCTGTTGCGGCTGTTCGAGATCGCGCGGCGCTTCGACATGGAAGTGCAACCCCAGCTGGTATTGCTGCAGAAAACCCTCGTCCAGATCGAAGGACTGGGCCGCCAGCTCTATCCGGATCTCGACCTGTGGAGTACGGCCAAGCCCTTCATGGAGCGCTGGATGCGCGAGCAGCTCGGTCCCCGCGGCATCTACCGCGAATTCAAGGAACGCCTGCCCGATCTCGCCCAGCGCCTGCCGCTGTTGCCGCTCACCCTCGACCATGCCCTGCAGGCCGTTACCGAGCTCCCTGCCCGGCAAGAGGCGCTGTCGCAACAGCTATATCGTGTCGAACAGCGGCTGCCCGGCCGGCGCAGCGGCGCCTGGACCGGATTCGGCGGTACACTCTTGCTACTCGCCGGCTTCATCGGCGGCGTGGCCGGGGGCACACACGCGTTCGCAGGCCCTCCGGCCTTGCTGACCGCAGCCCTGCTGGCTACCTTCGGGCTATTCAGCCTGCATCGCGCCCGGCGCACCTGA
- the hslV gene encoding ATP-dependent protease subunit HslV translates to MQQFHGTTILSVRRDGRVAMGGDGQVSMGDTVMKANARKVRRLYRERVLAGFAGGTADAFTLFERFEAKLEAHSGHLTRAAVELAKDWRTDRMLRRLEALMCVADAQASLIITGNGDVIEPPDAIMAIGSGGNYALAAARALVTETTLPARDIVEKSLHIAGDICVYTNHQLTIEALDA, encoded by the coding sequence ATGCAGCAGTTCCACGGCACCACCATTCTTTCGGTACGCCGCGATGGCCGAGTGGCCATGGGCGGCGATGGCCAGGTCTCGATGGGCGACACCGTCATGAAAGCCAACGCGCGCAAGGTTCGCCGGCTCTACCGAGAACGCGTTCTGGCCGGTTTCGCCGGTGGCACGGCAGATGCCTTCACCCTGTTCGAACGCTTCGAGGCCAAACTCGAGGCCCACAGCGGCCACCTCACACGCGCCGCCGTGGAACTCGCCAAGGACTGGCGCACCGACCGGATGCTGCGCCGGCTGGAAGCCTTGATGTGCGTCGCCGACGCCCAGGCCTCCTTGATCATCACCGGCAACGGCGATGTCATCGAGCCCCCCGATGCCATCATGGCCATCGGATCGGGCGGCAACTACGCTCTCGCCGCCGCACGTGCCCTCGTGACCGAGACGACACTGCCGGCCCGCGATATCGTGGAGAAAAGCCTGCATATCGCCGGCGACATCTGCGTTTATACCAACCACCAGCTCACCATCGAAGCCCTGGACGCCTGA
- a CDS encoding DUF2058 domain-containing protein, which translates to MANLLQEQMLKAGLIKPDQLKKAAKEKRRDQRPNAAESAAEKAQREKVARDRARNLERKAAQERKAKAAEIRQLILAHKLDRSKADIPYQFLDGGKIRKLYLEQGQREQLMAGRLILVRMGERFEVVPPPIAEKIAQRDPARVVTLDTAPPESPPTADDPYADYPVPDDLMW; encoded by the coding sequence ATGGCGAATCTGCTGCAGGAACAAATGCTCAAGGCCGGTCTGATCAAGCCGGACCAGCTCAAGAAAGCCGCCAAGGAAAAACGGCGTGATCAACGCCCCAACGCGGCGGAGTCGGCGGCCGAAAAGGCTCAACGGGAGAAAGTGGCACGCGATCGGGCGCGCAATCTGGAGCGCAAGGCCGCCCAGGAACGCAAAGCCAAGGCAGCCGAGATCCGCCAGCTGATCCTGGCGCACAAACTCGACCGCAGCAAGGCTGACATCCCCTACCAGTTCCTCGATGGCGGCAAGATCCGCAAGCTCTATCTGGAGCAAGGCCAGCGCGAGCAGCTGATGGCGGGCCGGCTGATCCTGGTGCGCATGGGCGAGCGCTTCGAGGTGGTCCCACCACCGATCGCCGAAAAAATCGCTCAGCGTGATCCGGCGCGGGTCGTGACGCTGGATACCGCCCCGCCGGAATCGCCCCCGACGGCAGACGATCCCTATGCCGACTACCCGGTTCCCGACGACCTGATGTGGTAA
- the hslU gene encoding ATP-dependent protease ATPase subunit HslU, protein MSQMTPREITEELDKHIVGQQAAKRAVAIALRNRWRRQQVPAPLSHEITPKNILMIGPTGVGKTEIARRLAKLARAPFVKVEATKFTEVGYVGRDVDTIIRDLVEMSFKMTRERAIAGVRMTAEDAAEERILDALLGVSRGMAASGKDQSDTRQKMRKMLREGTLDDREIEIEVRAPSVGMEIMAPPGMEEMTSQLQSMFQNLAGNLQSRQRRLTVKEALAALTEEEAARLVNEEDIKQQAVRHAEENGIVFIDEIDKVCRRADHTSGADVSREGVQRDLLPLVEGSTVSTKYGTLRTDHILFIASGAFHVAKPSDLIPELQGRLPIRVELQSLEVEDFERILTEPDAALTRQYQALLATEGVKLEFDPTGIRRLAEVAFEVNERTENIGARRLHTVLERLLESISYDAPDHAGTAVFVDAAYVERHLAEVARDEDLSRYIL, encoded by the coding sequence ATGTCCCAGATGACCCCGCGGGAAATCACCGAGGAACTGGACAAGCACATCGTTGGCCAGCAGGCCGCCAAGCGCGCCGTGGCCATCGCGCTGCGCAATCGCTGGCGGCGCCAGCAGGTGCCTGCGCCCTTGTCCCACGAGATCACCCCCAAGAACATTCTCATGATCGGTCCGACCGGCGTCGGCAAGACCGAAATCGCACGGCGCCTGGCCAAGTTGGCCCGGGCACCCTTCGTCAAGGTCGAGGCAACCAAGTTCACCGAAGTGGGGTATGTGGGGCGAGACGTCGACACCATCATCCGCGACCTGGTGGAAATGTCTTTCAAGATGACGCGTGAACGAGCAATCGCAGGGGTACGGATGACGGCCGAGGATGCGGCCGAGGAACGCATTCTCGATGCCCTGCTCGGCGTCTCGCGCGGAATGGCCGCAAGCGGCAAGGATCAGAGCGATACCCGCCAGAAGATGCGCAAGATGCTGCGCGAAGGCACGCTCGACGACCGCGAAATCGAAATCGAGGTCCGCGCGCCGTCCGTGGGCATGGAAATCATGGCACCGCCCGGCATGGAGGAGATGACCAGCCAGCTGCAGTCGATGTTCCAGAACCTGGCCGGCAATCTGCAAAGCCGGCAGCGGCGCCTGACGGTGAAGGAGGCGCTGGCCGCGCTGACCGAAGAAGAAGCGGCGCGCCTGGTCAACGAGGAAGACATCAAGCAGCAAGCCGTGCGCCACGCCGAGGAAAACGGCATCGTGTTCATCGATGAAATCGACAAGGTGTGCCGGCGCGCCGACCACACCTCCGGCGCCGATGTCTCGCGCGAAGGCGTGCAGCGCGATCTGCTACCACTGGTGGAAGGCAGCACGGTCAGCACCAAGTACGGCACGCTGCGCACCGATCACATCCTGTTCATCGCCTCGGGTGCCTTCCACGTCGCGAAGCCTTCCGACCTCATCCCCGAACTGCAGGGCCGCCTGCCCATCCGGGTGGAACTGCAATCCCTCGAGGTGGAGGATTTCGAACGCATTCTCACCGAGCCCGATGCCGCGCTCACGCGCCAGTACCAGGCCCTGCTCGCGACCGAAGGCGTGAAGCTGGAATTCGATCCGACCGGTATCCGCCGTCTGGCCGAAGTCGCCTTTGAGGTGAACGAACGCACGGAGAACATCGGCGCCCGCCGGCTGCATACGGTATTGGAGCGATTGCTGGAATCGATTTCCTATGACGCACCCGATCACGCCGGTACGGCCGTGTTTGTCGACGCCGCCTATGTGGAACGCCATTTGGCTGAAGTAGCGCGGGACGAAGACCTCAGTCGCTATATCCTCTGA
- a CDS encoding gamma-butyrobetaine hydroxylase-like domain-containing protein: protein MDTADTPRLTALTLHRASRVLEATFDNGEVFQLPCEYLRVFSPSAEVRGHGAGPGLLVAGKESVNIRAIEPTGHYAVRLVFDDGHDSGIYTFAQLYALGKAQSTNWDAYLARLQAAGYVRKPQP, encoded by the coding sequence ATGGACACCGCCGACACCCCACGCCTGACCGCCTTGACCCTGCATCGCGCCTCTCGGGTCCTGGAGGCAACCTTCGACAACGGCGAGGTGTTTCAGCTGCCCTGCGAATACCTGCGGGTCTTCTCGCCGTCCGCCGAAGTGCGCGGCCATGGCGCCGGGCCGGGGCTGCTGGTGGCCGGCAAGGAAAGCGTCAACATCCGCGCGATCGAGCCCACCGGCCATTACGCGGTACGCCTCGTGTTCGATGATGGCCACGACAGCGGCATCTACACCTTCGCCCAGCTCTACGCCTTGGGCAAGGCGCAATCGACCAACTGGGACGCCTACCTGGCCCGACTGCAGGCGGCCGGCTACGTTCGCAAACCGCAACCTTGA